In Meiothermus ruber DSM 1279, the following proteins share a genomic window:
- a CDS encoding ROK family protein, translating to MSVVGIDLGGTKIMAGVFSEGVIKTKVTVPTPEEGGQAVIEAMAQAAKAAIEASGVAVQAIGLGTPGPLDFKRGRIKFAPNIANFTDFPIVERLEQATGYKVYMENDANAAALAEHKLGAAQGAESTLYMTVSTGVGGGFVWGNKVLRGVNGQGGEIGHITMQPGGPSCGCGLDGCLEALATGPAMERMALASFKREMNTRELFALFQQGDPRASRIVLQAASWVGIALASLVKCYDPEVVVLGGGVALNAGPAYLEEVQRSYQRYMENWITPPLHLAKLGSEAGLLGAALTAAIEVGEL from the coding sequence ATGAGCGTAGTGGGAATTGATCTAGGCGGAACCAAGATCATGGCCGGGGTGTTCAGCGAGGGCGTGATTAAGACCAAGGTGACCGTACCCACGCCAGAAGAAGGCGGCCAGGCCGTGATCGAGGCCATGGCCCAGGCTGCCAAGGCGGCCATCGAGGCCTCGGGCGTGGCGGTGCAGGCCATCGGCCTGGGCACGCCGGGGCCCCTCGACTTCAAGCGGGGCCGGATCAAGTTTGCTCCCAACATCGCCAACTTTACCGATTTCCCCATTGTGGAGCGGCTCGAGCAGGCCACCGGCTACAAGGTCTACATGGAAAACGACGCCAACGCCGCGGCCCTGGCCGAGCACAAGCTGGGGGCCGCCCAGGGCGCCGAAAGCACCCTCTACATGACGGTCTCGACCGGGGTAGGGGGCGGCTTTGTCTGGGGCAACAAGGTGCTGCGCGGCGTAAACGGGCAGGGAGGCGAGATCGGGCACATCACCATGCAGCCGGGCGGCCCCTCGTGCGGCTGCGGACTGGATGGCTGCCTCGAGGCCCTGGCCACCGGCCCGGCCATGGAGCGCATGGCCCTGGCCTCCTTCAAGCGCGAGATGAACACCCGCGAGCTGTTCGCGCTGTTCCAGCAGGGCGACCCCCGGGCCAGCCGCATCGTGCTGCAGGCCGCAAGCTGGGTGGGCATCGCGCTGGCCTCGCTGGTCAAGTGCTACGACCCCGAGGTGGTGGTGCTGGGGGGTGGGGTGGCCCTCAACGCAGGGCCGGCCTACCTCGAGGAGGTGCAGCGCAGCTACCAGCGCTACATGGAGAACTGGATCACCCCACCCCTCCACCTGGCCAAGCTGGGCAGCGAGGCCGGGCTGCTGGGGGCGGCCCTGACCGCGGCCATCGAGGTGGGTGAGCTCTAG
- a CDS encoding recombinase family protein yields the protein MKLCALYTRVSTEEQVERYSLEAQQEVLTRWAEALGYEVVKTYTDPGYSGAQEDRPALTRLLADAQEKRFMVVLVYRLDRLARKVRLAYDLIERLERCGVGLMSYSEPNINTTTPIGKAVLGIMAVFAEWERDTFAERSRLGMHKAARMGKYLGGIVPYGYTVEDGRLAPLPEEAAVVQQMFAWVAERGWSTERVAQELNRLGIPPKYRRDGRGVRGKRTAGVWRGGGVLRILKNRTYIGEYTYGKRTTKPQPELVKVAVPPIVEPTLFEAVQEQLTRNALFATRNARSVYLLKGLIRCGMCGRAYVGSADYYACVGRTNRQASPIPEMRCTAPHVRRADLEERIWHDIRSFLLNPGEALQAFINEESPESHEVSLLERRLQALFEARARLLDLYLEGGMEKETYYARLEDLDARVREVQASVESARQRSIVERQRKVALHSLESLSAHLHDRLDRLTLEEKQAVARELVERVTVRPGKGEVEVEVHYRFGQIAPHTGRGSWPQSTKTARDR from the coding sequence ATGAAGCTTTGCGCTCTCTATACCCGTGTTTCCACCGAGGAGCAGGTCGAGCGCTACTCCCTCGAGGCTCAGCAGGAGGTGCTCACGCGCTGGGCCGAAGCTCTGGGGTATGAGGTGGTCAAAACCTACACCGACCCCGGCTACTCAGGAGCCCAGGAGGATCGGCCTGCCCTGACCCGCCTGCTCGCGGATGCTCAGGAGAAGCGTTTTATGGTGGTGCTGGTCTATCGCCTTGACCGCCTGGCCCGCAAGGTGCGCCTGGCCTACGACCTCATCGAGCGGCTGGAGCGGTGTGGGGTGGGACTCATGAGCTACTCCGAGCCGAATATCAACACCACCACCCCCATCGGCAAGGCGGTGCTGGGGATCATGGCCGTCTTCGCTGAGTGGGAGCGCGACACCTTTGCCGAACGCAGCCGCCTGGGCATGCACAAAGCTGCCCGGATGGGAAAGTACCTCGGTGGCATCGTGCCCTATGGCTACACCGTCGAAGACGGTCGCCTGGCTCCTTTGCCCGAGGAGGCGGCGGTGGTGCAGCAGATGTTTGCCTGGGTGGCCGAACGGGGCTGGAGCACCGAGCGGGTAGCCCAGGAACTCAATCGACTGGGAATCCCCCCCAAGTACCGTCGAGACGGTCGAGGGGTACGTGGTAAGCGCACTGCCGGAGTCTGGCGCGGTGGTGGGGTACTGAGAATCCTCAAGAACCGCACCTATATTGGCGAGTACACCTATGGTAAGCGCACCACCAAACCCCAGCCAGAGTTGGTGAAGGTGGCAGTGCCTCCCATCGTGGAACCTACCCTTTTCGAAGCTGTACAGGAGCAGCTAACCCGTAACGCTCTCTTCGCTACCCGCAACGCGAGGAGCGTGTACCTGCTAAAGGGGCTTATCCGCTGCGGGATGTGCGGGCGCGCTTACGTCGGATCAGCCGACTACTACGCGTGCGTGGGGCGAACCAACCGTCAGGCGTCTCCCATTCCTGAGATGAGATGTACCGCTCCGCACGTGCGCAGGGCAGACCTGGAAGAGAGGATCTGGCACGACATCCGCTCCTTCCTGCTCAACCCTGGCGAGGCCTTGCAGGCTTTCATAAATGAGGAGTCCCCGGAAAGCCATGAAGTCTCCCTGCTGGAAAGACGCTTGCAGGCCCTCTTCGAAGCCCGGGCCCGCCTGCTGGATCTTTATCTTGAGGGAGGGATGGAAAAGGAAACCTACTACGCCCGCCTCGAGGATCTGGACGCCCGCGTCCGGGAAGTCCAGGCGAGCGTGGAATCAGCCCGGCAGCGTTCCATCGTCGAGCGCCAGCGCAAGGTAGCCCTTCACTCCCTGGAGAGCCTCTCGGCCCACCTGCACGATCGGCTTGACCGCCTTACCCTGGAAGAGAAACAGGCGGTGGCGCGGGAGCTGGTAGAAAGGGTGACGGTACGGCCAGGGAAGGGAGAAGTTGAAGTTGAAGTACATTACCGGTTCGGGCAGATTGCACCTCACACGGGCAGGGGTTCATGGCCGCAATCAACAAAAACCGCGCGGGATAGGTGA
- a CDS encoding helix-turn-helix domain-containing protein produces the protein MPKKSFRTASLTPENVTPDWGRLLQTRREKLGLSREALALAAGVSPSLIAKLEQGNHDLRDVSVGRLHALLRTLHLPSIDFLLGEGPTEEFTPSAPGITPLPYYSSLTLACAGEEASTRSHFDTRLLPTRPSYTNFFLAILEQDVLRSEDLSLVEGSVLVVERKPARERGIALLGFVEEIRRPLLYRLPPEPRLVRPVSGMGAVYWLLPDGSLQPPSGKKAAMYPVPVGVIHGEFRHV, from the coding sequence ATGCCTAAGAAAAGCTTCCGTACTGCCTCCCTTACCCCTGAAAACGTCACACCTGACTGGGGGCGACTATTGCAGACCAGGCGAGAAAAGCTGGGCCTCTCTCGTGAGGCGTTGGCCCTGGCTGCTGGTGTGTCTCCTTCCCTGATCGCCAAACTCGAGCAGGGCAATCACGACCTCAGGGACGTGAGCGTGGGCCGTTTGCACGCGTTGTTGCGCACGCTTCACCTCCCCTCCATAGACTTTTTGTTGGGGGAGGGCCCGACCGAGGAGTTCACCCCTTCCGCCCCCGGCATCACCCCGCTGCCCTACTACTCATCGCTGACCCTGGCCTGTGCTGGGGAGGAAGCGTCCACGCGCAGCCATTTCGACACCCGATTGCTTCCCACCCGGCCCAGCTACACCAACTTCTTCCTGGCCATACTGGAGCAGGACGTACTTCGATCTGAGGATCTCAGCCTGGTCGAGGGCTCGGTGCTGGTGGTGGAGCGGAAACCCGCCCGGGAGAGAGGCATCGCCCTGCTCGGTTTCGTCGAGGAAATCCGACGACCCCTGCTGTACCGCCTACCCCCGGAGCCCCGGCTGGTGCGGCCAGTCAGCGGGATGGGGGCGGTGTACTGGCTCCTGCCGGACGGCTCTCTCCAGCCCCCCTCCGGTAAGAAAGCCGCTATGTACCCTGTCCCGGTGGGTGTCATCCACGGGGAGTTCCGTCACGTATGA
- a CDS encoding helix-turn-helix domain-containing protein yields MERPNIIRRLRKQAGLSQEALAVEAGITVSLLTKYERGEVRRPSLVCSRKLARALALRLGVSEERLLMRIAEEFECQPSDDASA; encoded by the coding sequence ATGGAGCGCCCCAACATTATTCGCCGGTTGAGGAAGCAGGCGGGCCTCAGCCAGGAGGCGCTGGCGGTGGAAGCAGGGATCACCGTTTCGCTGCTGACAAAGTACGAGCGGGGCGAGGTGCGACGGCCCTCGCTGGTATGCAGCCGCAAGCTGGCCAGGGCGCTGGCACTGCGGCTGGGTGTGAGCGAGGAACGCCTGCTGATGCGGATCGCGGAGGAGTTCGAATGCCAGCCCAGCGACGACGCATCCGCTTAG
- a CDS encoding toprim domain-containing protein encodes MTKDALTQSIEDVDLPALVAELWPESGARPGKAGICRAVWRGDTHPSLSLFQARGVWFWKDHATGESGNAFHLLLKAGMSKEAAAALLKARAGSGGGAVTHEASIKCRASPRPVRGLTPTERRALEAAQQRLDEEAIRGRGITLEQARRVGLGKSRQGDLVIPILGPTGEVQAIKARLREPREGFRYRYLTPERGAPAWYSPGFGQDAGRPVIVMEGELNAITSWFALEGRADLLGIPGVEGRVPWEGLTGRRVYLYADGDPGGRRAIERWKEEGQAGGVAMFVLEPLEGGLDACEYAARWGQQGLAGQLLQE; translated from the coding sequence ATGACGAAGGACGCCCTGACCCAGTCCATCGAGGACGTTGACCTGCCTGCGCTGGTGGCCGAACTCTGGCCGGAGTCGGGGGCCAGGCCAGGGAAAGCGGGCATCTGTCGGGCGGTGTGGCGGGGGGACACGCACCCCTCGCTTTCGCTTTTTCAGGCGCGGGGGGTGTGGTTCTGGAAAGACCACGCCACCGGGGAGAGCGGCAATGCCTTTCACCTGCTTCTCAAGGCGGGGATGAGCAAGGAGGCGGCGGCGGCATTGCTCAAGGCCCGGGCCGGTAGCGGCGGCGGGGCCGTGACCCATGAGGCCAGCATCAAATGCCGAGCAAGCCCCCGCCCTGTGCGGGGCCTTACCCCGACGGAGAGGAGGGCCCTCGAGGCGGCCCAGCAGCGCCTCGACGAGGAGGCCATACGCGGACGGGGCATCACCCTCGAGCAGGCCCGGCGGGTGGGGCTGGGCAAGAGCCGTCAGGGTGACCTGGTGATCCCCATCCTGGGGCCCACCGGGGAGGTGCAGGCCATCAAGGCCAGGCTGCGCGAGCCCAGGGAGGGTTTCCGCTACCGCTACCTGACCCCCGAGCGAGGGGCGCCCGCCTGGTACTCCCCCGGTTTCGGGCAGGATGCAGGCCGACCCGTGATCGTGATGGAGGGGGAGCTCAACGCCATCACCAGTTGGTTTGCCCTGGAGGGTCGGGCCGACCTGCTGGGCATTCCCGGCGTGGAGGGCCGGGTGCCCTGGGAGGGCCTGACAGGCCGCCGGGTCTACCTCTATGCCGACGGAGACCCCGGCGGACGCAGGGCGATAGAGCGCTGGAAGGAGGAAGGGCAGGCTGGGGGAGTTGCGATGTTTGTCCTGGAACCCCTGGAGGGCGGACTCGACGCCTGTGAATACGCCGCCCGGTGGGGGCAGCAGGGTTTGGCCGGGCAACTGTTGCAGGAATAA
- a CDS encoding DUF927 domain-containing protein has product MVKSIPPVHQDFISPVELEEVLPGHPRYRIQQGRIEMARLEGRGEHRTVVYVPLCNFACRIRREVRYTDGVQDELLFELEGSTAAGPLPSARVRSSEFAAMHWPVREWGARAIVTPGHGVKDHLRAAIQHLSTPEQATVYAHTGWVRQGGDWVYLHAGGGIGPEGSVEGLEVDLPPELSGFALPQPPTGEAEPEAHRRLLAMLEAGPRRVTWPLLLYALGAPINHPLGSLYVAGLTGARKTSLALLVQALWGHTAPHPPTNWEGTANALEALAFAAKDALLLIDDYAPTGHEGKQKELQGKAARILRNQGNATGRARMRSDGRMQPDRAPRGSLLVTGEDLPPGHSVRARCLILELTPGEVNLEALTRLQNQAAGFPLALAAWVRWLAGRLEGVRQQVRLRTGELRSCYPAAHGRTTDALARLQAVWEIVRAYWLEVGVISPAEAERFTREVEAVLHEVGEAQQGYQSDMNPVERFIPLVLGLLSSGRAHLGNRHDAQTPPAEPERWGWQARADGWVPQGPLVGWVDAQGIYLEPTAAYAALNRLAAESGEPLPTPRTLWKRLGERGVIRSQQRGGRVRYGVGVRIQGTTRDVVQIPGGVLAKTPNSPNMGQNTVLDDTKDVGRKPAVGSSVCPNGEGEVGAYEVEL; this is encoded by the coding sequence ATGGTCAAGAGTATACCACCCGTACATCAAGACTTTATAAGCCCGGTAGAGCTTGAGGAGGTTCTGCCCGGCCATCCCCGCTACCGCATCCAGCAAGGGCGCATTGAGATGGCCCGGCTGGAAGGGCGGGGTGAGCATCGGACTGTTGTCTACGTGCCGCTTTGCAACTTTGCCTGTCGCATCCGGCGGGAGGTGCGCTACACGGATGGGGTGCAGGACGAGCTGCTGTTCGAGCTCGAGGGCTCCACCGCAGCCGGCCCCCTTCCGTCCGCCCGGGTGCGCTCGAGCGAGTTTGCTGCGATGCACTGGCCGGTGCGGGAGTGGGGGGCCCGGGCCATCGTGACGCCGGGACATGGGGTCAAAGACCATCTTCGCGCCGCCATCCAACACCTGAGCACCCCTGAGCAGGCCACGGTCTACGCCCACACCGGCTGGGTTCGGCAGGGCGGGGATTGGGTGTACCTGCACGCCGGGGGCGGCATCGGGCCGGAGGGCAGCGTGGAGGGCCTCGAGGTGGATCTCCCCCCCGAACTGAGCGGCTTCGCCCTGCCCCAACCGCCCACCGGCGAGGCCGAACCGGAGGCGCACCGGCGGCTGCTGGCAATGCTGGAGGCAGGCCCCCGGCGGGTCACCTGGCCCCTTTTGCTCTATGCCCTGGGAGCACCCATCAACCACCCGCTGGGCAGCCTGTACGTTGCCGGGCTGACCGGGGCCCGCAAGACCAGCCTGGCCCTGCTGGTGCAGGCGTTGTGGGGGCACACTGCCCCGCACCCGCCGACGAACTGGGAGGGCACGGCGAACGCCCTGGAGGCCCTGGCCTTCGCGGCCAAGGATGCCCTGCTGCTGATTGACGACTACGCCCCCACCGGACATGAGGGCAAGCAGAAGGAGCTCCAGGGTAAGGCCGCCCGGATTCTGCGCAACCAGGGCAACGCCACGGGGCGGGCGCGGATGCGCTCGGACGGACGGATGCAGCCCGACCGGGCCCCCCGGGGCAGCCTGCTGGTCACCGGCGAGGATCTGCCCCCCGGCCACAGCGTGCGGGCGCGGTGCCTGATCCTCGAGCTAACCCCGGGCGAGGTGAACCTGGAGGCGCTCACCCGGCTGCAAAACCAGGCGGCGGGGTTTCCCCTGGCCCTGGCCGCCTGGGTGCGCTGGCTGGCCGGGCGGCTGGAGGGGGTGCGGCAGCAGGTGCGGCTTCGCACCGGCGAGCTGCGCTCATGCTATCCAGCCGCCCACGGACGCACCACCGACGCCCTGGCCCGGCTTCAGGCAGTGTGGGAGATCGTGCGGGCTTACTGGCTCGAGGTGGGGGTCATCTCCCCGGCGGAGGCGGAGCGGTTCACGCGGGAGGTGGAGGCCGTCCTGCATGAGGTGGGGGAGGCGCAGCAGGGCTACCAGAGCGACATGAACCCGGTGGAGCGCTTCATCCCGCTGGTGCTGGGGCTCCTGAGCAGCGGGCGGGCCCACCTGGGCAACCGCCATGACGCCCAGACCCCCCCTGCCGAACCCGAGCGGTGGGGCTGGCAGGCCCGGGCGGACGGGTGGGTGCCCCAGGGGCCGCTGGTGGGCTGGGTGGATGCCCAGGGCATATACCTGGAACCCACCGCCGCCTACGCCGCGCTGAACCGCCTGGCGGCGGAGAGCGGGGAGCCGCTCCCTACCCCCCGCACCCTGTGGAAGCGGTTGGGCGAGCGGGGGGTGATCCGCTCGCAACAGCGGGGTGGGCGGGTGCGCTACGGGGTGGGGGTGCGGATTCAGGGCACGACCCGTGACGTGGTGCAAATTCCAGGGGGTGTCCTCGCCAAAACTCCCAACAGTCCCAACATGGGGCAAAATACTGTCCTGGACGACACAAAAGACGTTGGGAGAAAACCGGCTGTTGGGAGTTCAGTTTGTCCCAACGGCGAGGGGGAGGTGGGGGCGTATGAGGTGGAACTCTAG
- a CDS encoding TrbC/VirB2 family protein, protein MHKAAILAKRLAALPEVRGLLMGLVLVGMGNVAHAQAEQAFNNLTIAICNIYNALRGPFGLALVVIMFAIGGISLMIGGKKAVPIMIGAAIGGVILAAAPSFARIFVSGTGCA, encoded by the coding sequence ATGCACAAAGCGGCGATTTTGGCTAAACGGTTGGCGGCTCTGCCGGAGGTTCGCGGGTTGCTGATGGGGTTGGTGCTGGTGGGGATGGGCAACGTGGCCCACGCCCAGGCTGAACAAGCGTTCAACAACCTGACCATCGCCATCTGCAACATCTACAATGCGCTGCGCGGCCCTTTTGGCCTGGCGCTGGTGGTCATCATGTTCGCCATCGGCGGCATCAGCTTGATGATCGGCGGGAAAAAGGCCGTGCCGATCATGATCGGGGCGGCTATCGGCGGGGTGATCCTGGCGGCGGCCCCTTCGTTTGCGCGGATTTTCGTTTCCGGTACGGGCTGCGCCTGA
- a CDS encoding helicase HerA domain-containing protein, with product MTTNSPTSLLNRPRERSLTEEFPYWEIHDGAMFLEDGRCEVGVELLLRPTLLLSQNELEGLLYMVRSVLRNGVPQGARARLVVEAAPAPQETVEAYGRAFDPSHPTARFLQNERYRFWSDLWARGQVMTRRAFLTVLYGNKRPRRLPFGKAELAERVKEGGKIRERIRMIAKGRGVAVQEMDSQEVFGLAYRYLNPGMRQAGVPRYRPTWQRYPRSAVEKIPGLRPPTLRTQLVRSEVDNSHRDALYIGGKWASMFTLYTIPDETYTEMGDVLALAGGGEFYLVVDVYHEPYEKALKALKARARRFYAASANTETYVDPNILVGQRETEGAIQHISQTGDHVYRVGVALILIEKEREALERRASQVVGRLSEIPGNPFRQLKNGLFEPWKSRAPFSGGMSDEVVSLLESNAADLIPLTGAWKGHEKPVALFHNRFLSLTRIDPFTPTTNNWNGIIAGGSGSGKTFFTQYILSELLRRNEVDVVILDRGRNYEALVEAFEGAFIDIRPGGETAVNMFDLDEGEHTPSPEKLQDVLRFLRAILPAGDDRTEEAVENAILEAAIEQTYKRASPDLPQPDGTYRKVYQGARLSDLVQTLVLLDEVGSRPASPSEKEVARKLALRLQSWVGDSPKGQFLDRPTSVPLARARVVCYELEGLKDDLEVIGTLLIADLVWKRAKKGQGRRVLVVLDEAWKVFQSPYASQLIEELYRRFRFLGGGIWSITQSLADFAGEGPKALLQNTSFHFLLRLSGSDAEHAVMRDVLGMPDRAIAVHARLTGVKGVYSEGLAWIRTGEGREGEVIVVRPNPVDYWMFTTDKGEVARRRAAVQRYGDVIRAVRALAYGEEKT from the coding sequence ATGACCACGAATAGTCCTACCAGTTTGCTCAACCGGCCTCGGGAGCGTTCGCTCACCGAGGAGTTTCCGTATTGGGAGATCCACGACGGGGCGATGTTTCTTGAGGATGGGCGGTGCGAGGTGGGGGTGGAGTTGTTGCTCCGCCCCACCCTGCTCCTATCCCAGAACGAGCTCGAGGGCCTCCTCTACATGGTGCGGAGCGTGCTCAGGAACGGGGTGCCACAGGGGGCACGAGCCCGGCTGGTGGTGGAGGCGGCCCCGGCTCCCCAGGAAACCGTGGAGGCGTATGGGAGGGCCTTCGACCCATCCCACCCTACCGCCCGCTTCTTGCAGAACGAACGCTACAGGTTCTGGAGCGATTTGTGGGCCAGAGGGCAGGTGATGACCCGGCGGGCCTTCCTTACCGTGCTCTACGGCAACAAGCGCCCCCGGCGGCTGCCGTTTGGCAAGGCTGAGCTGGCCGAGCGGGTCAAGGAGGGGGGCAAGATCCGCGAGCGAATCCGCATGATTGCCAAGGGGCGGGGGGTGGCGGTGCAGGAGATGGACTCGCAGGAGGTCTTCGGCCTGGCCTACCGCTACCTCAACCCCGGGATGCGGCAGGCCGGGGTGCCCCGCTACCGCCCCACCTGGCAGCGCTACCCCCGCAGTGCGGTGGAGAAGATACCGGGGCTCAGGCCCCCCACCCTGCGCACCCAACTGGTGCGGAGCGAGGTGGACAACTCCCACCGCGACGCCCTCTACATCGGGGGAAAGTGGGCCAGCATGTTCACCCTCTACACCATCCCCGACGAGACCTATACCGAGATGGGGGACGTGCTGGCCCTGGCCGGAGGGGGGGAGTTCTACCTGGTGGTGGATGTCTACCACGAGCCCTACGAGAAGGCCCTGAAGGCGCTCAAGGCGCGGGCCAGGCGGTTCTACGCCGCCAGCGCCAACACCGAGACCTACGTTGATCCCAACATCCTGGTCGGGCAGCGGGAGACCGAGGGGGCCATCCAGCACATCTCCCAGACGGGCGACCACGTGTACCGGGTGGGGGTAGCCCTGATCCTGATCGAAAAGGAGCGGGAGGCCCTGGAGCGCCGGGCGAGTCAGGTGGTGGGGCGGCTGTCGGAAATCCCCGGCAACCCTTTCCGGCAGCTCAAGAACGGCCTCTTCGAGCCCTGGAAGAGCCGGGCCCCGTTTAGCGGGGGGATGAGCGACGAGGTGGTGAGCCTGCTGGAATCCAACGCCGCCGACCTGATCCCCCTCACCGGGGCCTGGAAGGGGCACGAGAAGCCGGTGGCGCTCTTCCACAACCGCTTCCTCTCCCTCACCCGCATAGACCCCTTTACCCCTACCACCAACAACTGGAACGGGATTATTGCGGGCGGATCGGGCTCGGGGAAGACCTTTTTCACACAATACATTCTTTCCGAACTGCTGCGCCGCAACGAGGTGGACGTGGTGATCCTCGACCGGGGACGCAACTACGAGGCGCTGGTGGAGGCCTTTGAAGGGGCCTTCATTGACATCCGCCCCGGCGGGGAGACGGCGGTCAATATGTTCGACCTGGACGAGGGCGAACACACCCCCAGCCCGGAGAAGCTCCAGGACGTGCTGCGCTTTTTGCGGGCCATCCTCCCGGCGGGGGACGACCGCACCGAGGAGGCGGTGGAGAACGCCATCCTGGAAGCGGCCATCGAGCAGACCTACAAGCGGGCCAGCCCCGACCTGCCCCAGCCGGACGGCACGTACCGCAAGGTCTACCAGGGGGCCCGACTCTCTGACCTGGTGCAAACCCTGGTGCTGCTGGACGAGGTGGGCAGCCGCCCGGCCTCTCCCTCGGAGAAGGAAGTCGCCCGCAAGCTGGCCTTGCGGCTTCAGTCCTGGGTAGGTGACAGCCCCAAGGGGCAGTTCCTTGACCGGCCTACCAGCGTCCCCCTGGCCCGGGCGCGGGTGGTGTGCTACGAGCTCGAGGGCCTGAAGGACGACCTGGAGGTGATCGGCACGCTCCTGATCGCCGACCTGGTGTGGAAGCGGGCCAAGAAGGGGCAGGGGCGGCGGGTGCTGGTGGTGCTGGACGAGGCCTGGAAAGTATTTCAAAGCCCGTATGCCTCGCAACTGATCGAGGAGCTCTACCGGCGCTTCCGCTTTCTGGGCGGGGGCATCTGGAGCATCACCCAGAGCCTCGCAGACTTCGCCGGGGAGGGCCCCAAAGCGCTTTTGCAGAACACCAGCTTCCACTTCCTGCTGCGCCTTTCGGGCAGCGATGCCGAGCACGCGGTGATGCGCGACGTGCTGGGGATGCCCGACCGGGCCATTGCGGTACACGCCAGGCTGACCGGGGTCAAGGGGGTGTATTCGGAAGGCCTGGCCTGGATTCGCACCGGCGAGGGCCGGGAGGGCGAGGTGATTGTGGTGCGGCCCAACCCGGTGGACTACTGGATGTTCACCACGGACAAGGGCGAGGTGGCGCGGCGGCGGGCGGCGGTGCAGCGCTACGGCGACGTGATCCGGGCGGTGCGGGCGCTGGCCTATGGGGAGGAGAAAACATGA